In Candidatus Eisenbacteria bacterium, the following proteins share a genomic window:
- a CDS encoding SDR family oxidoreductase — MGDFSGKVAVVTGGNRGIGRGIASALAQEGATVALTSRTASTAEKAAREIGSGALGFACDVRRHDQVAALFGQVEQRCGGTDILINNAGIGVFGPAADMSPEDWHAVIDTNLSGVFYCCREAIPQMRRRGGGDIINISSLAGKNPIAGGAAYNASKFGLNGFSEALMMEVRYDGIRVSYVMPGSVATEFGRGSTAKQGWALTAEDVARGVMSLLRAPRHALFSRIEMRPSQPPRKS; from the coding sequence CGGTCGTCACGGGCGGGAACCGGGGGATCGGGCGGGGAATCGCCTCGGCCCTGGCCCAGGAAGGGGCCACGGTCGCGCTCACCTCGCGAACCGCCTCGACCGCCGAGAAGGCCGCGAGAGAGATCGGCAGCGGAGCCCTCGGCTTCGCCTGCGACGTCAGGCGCCACGATCAGGTGGCCGCCCTGTTCGGCCAGGTGGAACAGCGGTGCGGGGGCACCGACATCCTGATCAACAACGCCGGCATCGGGGTCTTCGGGCCGGCCGCCGACATGAGCCCCGAAGACTGGCACGCGGTGATCGACACCAATCTCAGTGGAGTCTTCTACTGTTGCCGCGAAGCCATTCCGCAGATGCGACGCCGCGGAGGCGGCGACATCATCAACATCTCTTCACTGGCGGGGAAGAATCCGATCGCGGGGGGCGCCGCCTACAACGCGAGCAAGTTCGGTCTCAACGGCTTCAGCGAAGCGCTGATGATGGAAGTGCGCTACGACGGAATCCGCGTGTCGTACGTGATGCCCGGCAGCGTGGCCACCGAGTTCGGCCGCGGCTCGACCGCCAAGCAAGGCTGGGCGCTGACCGCCGAAGACGTGGCTCGAGGAGTCATGAGCCTGCTGCGCGCGCCGAGGCACGCGCTGTTCTCGCGGATCGAGATGCGTCCGAGTCAGCCGCCGCGCAAGAGCTGA
- a CDS encoding S8 family serine peptidase, translating into MAATVTTSGETDPDDQTAAGYRKETVLVTLAEGVDGAAVAASYNATVTRNGWRVAGLKPSYEETADDLLAKVAKDPRVLTAEKNAPVETAESRQKSWAFDDGWGSPEACESQPATTACNLQEAQIQSRGAGVKISVLDTGAELDHPWIRDRISGGWDFVDNDADPSEVADGIDNDYDGDLDEGAGHGTHVAGLLKMVAPDAELAIVRVLDSEGRGDMLMVAQGIRWSVANGAKVLNMSLGGTVKSPAVTMAMEEAVLAGVICVAAAGNSGPTEVVEFPANYHCVIGVAALDEADQLASFSAHGTEIGICAPGVSIRSSFAGGGYAVWSGTSMAVPWVAGGAALVSSKYPEMSRNQVVGRLEETGRAIWRQNPGLRSGLGGGALDLGAALGGAGGGRLGLRD; encoded by the coding sequence GTGGCCGCCACGGTCACCACCTCGGGCGAGACGGATCCCGACGATCAGACGGCGGCCGGTTATCGTAAAGAGACCGTTCTCGTCACGCTGGCGGAGGGGGTGGACGGAGCCGCGGTGGCGGCCAGTTACAACGCGACGGTCACCCGCAACGGCTGGCGCGTGGCCGGCTTGAAGCCCAGCTACGAGGAGACCGCGGATGACCTGCTGGCCAAGGTCGCGAAGGATCCGCGCGTGCTGACCGCGGAGAAGAACGCCCCCGTCGAGACCGCGGAATCGCGCCAGAAGAGCTGGGCCTTCGACGACGGATGGGGCAGTCCCGAGGCGTGCGAATCCCAGCCGGCGACCACGGCCTGCAACCTTCAGGAAGCGCAGATCCAGAGTCGCGGGGCCGGCGTGAAGATCTCGGTGCTCGACACCGGCGCCGAGCTCGACCACCCGTGGATCCGTGACCGGATCAGCGGGGGATGGGACTTCGTCGACAATGACGCGGATCCGAGCGAAGTGGCCGACGGCATCGACAACGACTATGACGGCGACCTCGACGAGGGCGCGGGGCACGGCACACACGTCGCCGGCCTTCTGAAGATGGTCGCGCCCGACGCGGAGCTCGCGATCGTGCGTGTGCTCGACAGCGAAGGCCGCGGCGACATGCTGATGGTGGCGCAGGGGATCCGGTGGTCGGTCGCCAACGGGGCCAAGGTTCTCAACATGAGCCTGGGCGGAACCGTGAAGAGTCCGGCGGTGACGATGGCCATGGAAGAGGCGGTTCTGGCGGGTGTGATCTGCGTGGCCGCCGCCGGGAACAGCGGGCCCACCGAGGTCGTCGAGTTCCCCGCCAACTACCACTGTGTGATCGGAGTCGCGGCGCTGGACGAAGCAGACCAGCTGGCGTCATTCAGCGCGCACGGCACGGAGATCGGCATCTGCGCGCCGGGCGTGTCGATCCGCAGCTCGTTCGCCGGGGGTGGTTACGCGGTGTGGAGCGGCACGTCGATGGCGGTGCCTTGGGTCGCCGGAGGCGCCGCGCTGGTCTCTTCGAAGTACCCCGAGATGAGCCGGAACCAGGTGGTCGGCCGCCTCGAGGAAACCGGACGCGCGATCTGGAGGCAGAACCCAGGGCTCCGCAGCGGGCTCGGCGGAGGCGCGCTCGATCTCGGCGCCGCGCTGGGTGGCGCCGGCGGCGGACGCCTCGGCCTCCGCGACTAG
- a CDS encoding CHAT domain-containing tetratricopeptide repeat protein — MRDTARSDDDSGARLIADVEALRRSRPQDAWSMLSREFGKATRGASAARRGELWRLRGHLLRALSRLPAAAHAYRRAEDWFGRAGEARETGRCAIGLVDTLMYLGRYQEAEAVAARGRRALVKAGDRMSQARLLNNEGNLYHRLDRPDVALERYREARRYLARAGDPRGSGMVDGNIANCLSLLGRTTEARRLYRGARRSSLSGGFPVEALNAEYNLAYLDFLEHRHERSLDGLLRAREQARQNGVPSIVALTSLDRSEILLRLGDHDGALEEARTAITSFRELGMIYERAKAEVFAALAQFRLGRRAAARAGLERALADFHGEGNAVWAGEALVGLATAWWSQGSPSSAAPLLASAARRFAWAGDAEREGCALALLTHARLESGARGAHATLERARRAARQRPTARLSYLVLVAAAELARRRGDRAAARRHLIRAARAAERLAAGILDEQWRASFWGEWGRPHQELAALEMEAGRPEAAFEALERGRGRVLASAWRGGRARDDVRSWAAGRLARDRERGTRSASLGAVIERPAKPAVRRALSASIAPAFGIRDVRAGLVNGSALLDFTLHRGVMSGFMVERERLEMMPRVVEEGELSRLSHGLLFELRRAALEPRSRREVTAALKAALEEVASLALWPALEAKGGVPTDLAIVPAGPLGRLPWAALPLPDGRPLCAASRITLVPGLRLAWGSSRRSRRAAGPPLVVAALGEELENVLAEAEAIRHFMPDAVVLAGEEATAERFLAMAPRAGWIHFAGHGVYQAGRSGVRLSDRWLLAEELDGLKLSARGVALSACQTARALVRPGEEWFGFPRSLLLAGAGAVLAAQWDVDDSAAARFMGDVYRGLATGLPLGQAVSTTQADFAAGDAHPLDWAGFVVLGGPRAGAMAPERAE; from the coding sequence ATGAGGGACACCGCTCGCTCGGACGACGATTCCGGCGCGCGACTGATCGCGGACGTCGAGGCGCTCAGGCGAAGCCGCCCGCAGGATGCCTGGTCGATGCTGTCGCGCGAGTTCGGGAAGGCGACCCGCGGCGCATCGGCCGCTCGTCGCGGCGAGCTGTGGCGCCTGCGCGGCCACCTGCTGCGAGCCCTGAGCCGTCTGCCTGCCGCGGCGCACGCCTACCGGCGCGCCGAAGACTGGTTCGGCCGGGCCGGTGAAGCGCGCGAGACGGGACGCTGCGCCATCGGTCTCGTCGACACGCTCATGTATCTGGGCCGCTACCAGGAAGCCGAAGCGGTGGCCGCGCGCGGACGGCGCGCGCTGGTGAAAGCCGGCGACCGGATGTCCCAGGCGCGACTCCTCAACAACGAGGGCAATCTCTATCACCGGCTCGATCGCCCGGACGTCGCTCTCGAGCGCTATCGCGAGGCCCGGCGCTACCTGGCGCGCGCCGGTGACCCGCGCGGCTCCGGAATGGTGGACGGGAACATCGCCAACTGCCTCTCGCTGCTCGGACGCACGACGGAAGCGCGGCGCCTCTATCGCGGCGCGCGCCGCTCGAGCCTGTCGGGAGGCTTCCCGGTCGAGGCGCTGAACGCCGAGTACAACCTCGCGTACCTCGATTTCCTCGAGCATCGTCACGAGCGCTCGCTCGACGGCCTGCTGCGAGCGCGCGAGCAGGCGCGGCAGAACGGCGTGCCGTCCATCGTCGCGCTCACCTCGCTGGATCGCTCGGAAATTCTGCTCCGGCTCGGCGATCACGACGGCGCGCTCGAGGAAGCGCGCACGGCGATCACGTCCTTCCGCGAGCTCGGCATGATCTACGAGCGCGCGAAGGCGGAAGTGTTCGCGGCGCTCGCGCAGTTCCGTCTCGGCCGGCGGGCCGCGGCGCGCGCCGGGCTCGAGCGCGCCCTGGCGGACTTCCATGGCGAAGGCAACGCCGTGTGGGCGGGCGAAGCGCTGGTCGGTCTGGCGACCGCGTGGTGGAGCCAGGGGAGTCCTTCGTCCGCCGCGCCGCTGCTGGCGTCCGCGGCGCGGCGCTTCGCGTGGGCCGGCGATGCCGAGCGCGAAGGCTGCGCGCTCGCGCTGCTCACGCACGCGCGGCTCGAATCCGGCGCACGCGGTGCCCACGCCACGCTCGAGCGCGCGCGGCGCGCCGCACGGCAAAGGCCTACGGCCCGCCTGAGCTATCTGGTTCTGGTGGCCGCCGCCGAGCTGGCCCGGCGGCGAGGAGATCGTGCCGCGGCGCGGCGTCACCTGATCCGTGCGGCCAGGGCTGCGGAGCGACTGGCAGCCGGCATTCTCGACGAGCAATGGCGCGCCAGCTTCTGGGGCGAGTGGGGGCGGCCGCACCAGGAGCTCGCGGCGCTCGAGATGGAGGCGGGCCGGCCCGAGGCGGCATTCGAGGCGCTGGAGCGCGGACGTGGCCGCGTGCTGGCCTCGGCCTGGCGAGGCGGTCGGGCGCGCGACGACGTCCGCAGCTGGGCGGCGGGACGACTGGCTCGAGACCGCGAGCGTGGCACCCGATCCGCGTCGCTCGGCGCCGTGATCGAGCGCCCCGCCAAGCCTGCCGTGAGACGCGCGCTCTCGGCCTCGATCGCTCCCGCGTTCGGCATCCGGGACGTGCGCGCGGGACTCGTCAACGGGTCCGCGCTGCTCGATTTCACGCTCCATCGCGGCGTGATGTCGGGATTCATGGTCGAGCGCGAGCGGCTCGAGATGATGCCGCGCGTGGTGGAGGAGGGCGAGCTTTCGCGGCTTTCTCACGGTCTCCTCTTCGAGCTGCGACGCGCCGCGCTCGAGCCCCGTTCCCGCCGCGAAGTCACCGCGGCCTTGAAGGCCGCGCTCGAGGAAGTGGCCTCTCTGGCGTTGTGGCCGGCGCTCGAAGCCAAAGGGGGCGTGCCAACCGATCTCGCGATCGTTCCAGCGGGCCCGCTCGGCCGTCTTCCGTGGGCCGCGCTGCCGCTGCCCGACGGGCGCCCGCTGTGCGCGGCGTCACGCATCACCCTGGTGCCGGGGTTGCGGCTCGCATGGGGATCGTCGCGGCGCAGCCGTCGAGCCGCGGGGCCGCCGCTCGTCGTCGCCGCCCTTGGCGAGGAGCTGGAGAACGTGCTGGCCGAAGCCGAAGCGATCCGCCATTTCATGCCGGACGCCGTGGTGCTGGCGGGTGAGGAGGCGACGGCCGAGCGATTCCTCGCCATGGCCCCGCGCGCGGGCTGGATCCACTTCGCGGGTCACGGGGTCTACCAGGCAGGACGGTCTGGCGTGCGCCTGAGCGACCGCTGGCTGCTCGCCGAGGAGCTGGATGGCCTGAAGCTCTCGGCACGAGGGGTGGCGCTCTCGGCGTGCCAGACCGCACGCGCTCTGGTGCGGCCGGGCGAAGAGTGGTTCGGCTTTCCACGCAGTCTGCTGCTCGCCGGAGCGGGAGCGGTGCTGGCGGCGCAGTGGGACGTGGACGACTCGGCGGCCGCTCGCTTCATGGGAGACGTCTACCGGGGCCTCGCCACCGGTCTTCCGCTGGGGCAGGCGGTCTCCACGACGCAGGCCGATTTCGCGGCGGGCGATGCCCATCCGCTGGATTGGGCGGGCTTCGTCGTGCTGGGCGGGCCGCGCGCCGGCGCGATGGCGCCGGAAAGGGCGGAGTGA
- a CDS encoding sigma-70 family RNA polymerase sigma factor → MSSLPRLDPVEDSRLVEACLAGEARAWEALVRRHERLVYAVARSYRLSDADLGDVFQEVFTALVSGLPRLQDSRSLVRWLSSTTQRIARATALRRRREHALAVAPEEIPRLAANEPPVGADLERLEEQAMIRLALAALAPRCQRLLEALYFEEPSPAYAEISRRLGVPMGSIGPTRARCIERLRTAMGALYCEGPRITEAGEPTFDSGTGGPEGFRLGVFGEWLSQPVQEDRA, encoded by the coding sequence ATGAGCTCGCTCCCACGCCTCGACCCGGTCGAGGACTCGCGGCTGGTCGAAGCCTGCCTGGCGGGCGAGGCGCGGGCTTGGGAAGCGCTGGTGCGGCGTCACGAACGCTTGGTTTACGCCGTGGCCCGCTCATATCGACTCTCGGACGCCGACCTCGGAGACGTCTTCCAGGAGGTGTTCACCGCCCTGGTCTCCGGGCTCCCGCGCCTTCAGGACTCGCGCTCGCTCGTGCGCTGGCTGTCCAGCACCACCCAGCGCATCGCCCGGGCGACGGCGCTGCGCCGGCGCCGGGAGCACGCTCTCGCCGTGGCTCCCGAGGAGATCCCACGGCTGGCCGCCAACGAGCCTCCGGTCGGGGCCGACCTCGAGCGTCTCGAGGAGCAGGCCATGATCCGGCTGGCGCTGGCGGCGCTGGCTCCCCGCTGCCAGAGGCTGCTCGAGGCGCTCTATTTCGAGGAACCCTCTCCCGCCTACGCCGAGATTTCGCGACGCCTGGGGGTGCCCATGGGGTCGATCGGACCGACTCGTGCGCGATGCATCGAGCGGCTCCGGACCGCCATGGGAGCGCTCTATTGCGAGGGCCCACGTATCACCGAGGCCGGCGAGCCCACCTTTGATTCAGGAACCGGAGGGCCGGAAGGCTTCCGGCTGGGCGTGTTCGGGGAATGGCTCAGCCAGCCGGTTCAGGAGGACCGAGCATGA